Proteins from a single region of Hymenobacter aquaticus:
- the purE gene encoding 5-(carboxyamino)imidazole ribonucleotide mutase, which produces MTTASAAAPATDDYRDTPLVGIVMGSQSDLTVMRAAAELLRQFGVPHEITLVSPHRTPYRLIEYGETARKRGMRVIIAGGGGAAHLPGMLAAFTTLPVIGVPINSATSVHGLDSVLSMLQMPAGVPVATVAIDGAANAAVLATQMLALSNARLADVLEKYRTALKDKVMRTIEELRKGGFSDE; this is translated from the coding sequence ATGACTACTGCCTCCGCCGCCGCTCCCGCCACCGACGACTACCGCGACACTCCGCTCGTTGGCATCGTGATGGGGAGCCAGTCCGACCTGACGGTTATGCGGGCCGCCGCCGAGCTGCTGCGCCAGTTTGGGGTGCCGCACGAAATCACCCTGGTGTCGCCGCACCGCACGCCCTACCGCCTCATCGAGTACGGTGAAACGGCCCGCAAGCGCGGCATGCGGGTCATTATTGCCGGTGGAGGTGGGGCCGCCCACTTGCCCGGCATGCTGGCCGCCTTTACCACGCTGCCCGTTATCGGGGTGCCCATCAACTCGGCCACCTCCGTGCACGGCCTCGACTCGGTACTTTCCATGCTGCAGATGCCCGCCGGCGTGCCCGTGGCTACCGTGGCCATCGACGGGGCCGCCAACGCCGCCGTGCTGGCCACCCAGATGCTGGCCCTGAGCAACGCCCGGCTGGCCGACGTATTGGAAAAGTACCGTACTGCTCTCAAAGACAAAGTGATGCGCACCATTGAGGAGCTCCGCAAAGGAGGCTTCAGTGATGAGTAG
- a CDS encoding MarC family protein — protein sequence MEILLATFTTLFSVVNPFGAMPVFLTLTEEDSPSHRAQIGLRACIYMVGVLSVSFFAGQYVLNFFGINIHHLRIAGGILLMRSAFDLLTPGGNRAKVSEATLEESMHKEDISFTPLAMPMLSGPGSMAVCIGLFTKKLTYLDMGLIFFGFVLVALASYIILMSSLRLTRFLGRPGMAALARIMGFLTLAIGVNFLATAIKALFQE from the coding sequence ATGGAAATACTACTCGCCACCTTCACTACCCTGTTTTCCGTCGTAAACCCCTTCGGCGCCATGCCGGTATTCCTGACCCTGACGGAGGAAGACTCGCCCAGCCACCGCGCCCAGATCGGGCTGCGGGCCTGTATTTACATGGTGGGCGTGCTGTCGGTATCGTTTTTCGCGGGGCAGTACGTGCTGAACTTCTTCGGTATCAACATTCACCACCTGCGCATTGCCGGCGGCATCCTGCTCATGCGCTCGGCCTTCGATCTGCTGACGCCGGGCGGCAACCGGGCCAAGGTTTCGGAGGCGACGCTGGAGGAAAGCATGCACAAGGAGGACATTTCGTTTACCCCGCTGGCCATGCCCATGCTGTCGGGCCCCGGCTCCATGGCCGTGTGCATCGGCCTGTTTACCAAGAAGCTTACCTACCTGGACATGGGCCTGATTTTTTTCGGCTTCGTGCTGGTAGCTTTGGCCAGCTATATTATCCTGATGTCGTCGTTGCGCCTGACGCGCTTTCTGGGCCGGCCCGGCATGGCGGCTCTGGCCCGCATCATGGGCTTTCTGACCCTGGCCATCGGCGTCAACTTCCTGGCCACGGCCATCAAGGCCCTGTTTCAGGAGTAG
- a CDS encoding UDP-glucose--hexose-1-phosphate uridylyltransferase translates to MAVFDTTEHSHRRYNPLTGEWLLVSPHRSKRPWQGQQEEPEAETRPAYDPTCYLCPGNTRAGGAVNPSYDSTFVFDNDFAALQADVPQGTVNVGGLLRAEAESGVARVICFSPRHDLTLPEMEPAAIRRVVDVWVEQYQELGARPDINYVQIFENKGFMMGCSNPHPHGQIWAQRTVPADPAKETVQQAAYFQEHGRSLLLDYVALELQEQTRLVYQNEHFVTLVPYWATWPFETLLLPRRHVTSIEQLTDAEKDSFAAALHDLTIRYDNLFRISFPYSAGLHQRPTDGQAHESWHLHLHFYPPLLRSATVRKFMVGYEMLANPQRDITPEWAAERLRGLPTVHYKQAAATE, encoded by the coding sequence ATGGCCGTCTTCGATACTACCGAGCACTCGCACCGCCGCTACAACCCCCTGACCGGCGAATGGCTGCTGGTGTCGCCGCACCGCTCGAAGCGGCCCTGGCAGGGCCAGCAGGAAGAGCCCGAAGCCGAAACCCGCCCCGCCTACGACCCGACCTGCTACCTCTGCCCCGGCAACACCCGCGCGGGCGGGGCCGTGAACCCCAGCTACGACAGCACCTTCGTGTTCGACAACGACTTTGCCGCCTTGCAGGCCGACGTGCCCCAGGGGACGGTGAACGTGGGCGGCCTGCTGCGGGCCGAGGCCGAATCGGGGGTGGCCCGGGTTATCTGCTTTTCGCCCCGCCACGATCTGACTCTGCCCGAAATGGAGCCGGCCGCCATCCGGCGCGTGGTGGACGTGTGGGTGGAGCAGTACCAGGAGCTGGGCGCCCGCCCCGACATCAACTACGTGCAGATTTTCGAGAACAAGGGCTTCATGATGGGCTGCTCGAACCCGCACCCGCACGGGCAGATCTGGGCCCAGCGCACCGTGCCCGCCGACCCGGCCAAGGAAACGGTGCAGCAGGCCGCCTACTTCCAGGAGCACGGCCGCAGCCTCTTGCTCGACTACGTGGCGCTGGAGCTGCAAGAGCAAACCCGCCTGGTGTATCAGAACGAGCATTTCGTGACCCTGGTGCCCTACTGGGCCACCTGGCCCTTCGAAACCCTGCTGCTGCCGCGCCGCCACGTCACGTCCATCGAGCAGCTGACCGACGCCGAAAAGGACAGCTTTGCCGCCGCCCTGCACGACCTGACCATCCGCTACGACAACCTGTTCCGGATTTCCTTCCCCTACTCGGCCGGCCTGCACCAGCGCCCCACCGACGGGCAGGCGCACGAAAGCTGGCACCTGCACCTGCACTTCTACCCGCCCCTGCTGCGCTCGGCCACGGTGCGCAAGTTTATGGTGGGCTACGAAATGCTGGCCAACCCCCAGCGCGACATCACGCCCGAGTGGGCCGCCGAACGGCTGCGCGGTCTGCCCACGGTGCACTATAAGCAGGCAGCAGCAACGGAGTAG
- the hemE gene encoding uroporphyrinogen decarboxylase, producing MLKNDLLLRAARGEETERTPVWLMRQAGRILPEYRALRGRLSGFKELVETPELAAEVTIQPVDALDVDAAIIFSDILVVPEAMGLTYEMVEARGPLFPETIKTAQDVARMRVADPEEHLGYVLEAIRVTKRALNGRVPLIGFAGAPWTILAYMVEGHGSKTFSKARRMLYTNPALAHELLDKITRTTITYLQAQVEAGANIVQVFDSWAGILPPDHYREFSARYIAAICDAMPEGVPVTVFAKGAWFAVSDFAHFNCRTIGLDWNEDPRLVRAAIGYDKTLQGNLDPCALYGSREQVQTATIEMLRRFGPQRHIANLGHGVYPDTDPDNVRVFINTVKEFSTLARQGAI from the coding sequence ATGCTCAAGAACGACCTCCTGCTCCGCGCCGCCCGTGGCGAAGAAACCGAACGTACTCCCGTGTGGCTCATGCGCCAGGCGGGCCGTATTTTGCCCGAATACCGTGCCCTGCGCGGCCGCCTGAGCGGCTTCAAGGAGCTGGTCGAAACGCCGGAGCTGGCGGCGGAAGTCACCATTCAGCCCGTGGACGCCCTGGACGTGGACGCGGCCATCATCTTCTCCGACATCCTGGTGGTGCCCGAGGCCATGGGCCTGACCTACGAAATGGTGGAAGCCCGCGGCCCGCTGTTTCCCGAAACCATCAAAACGGCCCAGGACGTAGCCCGCATGCGCGTGGCCGACCCCGAGGAGCACCTGGGCTACGTGCTCGAAGCCATCCGGGTGACTAAGCGCGCCCTGAACGGCCGGGTGCCGCTCATCGGCTTTGCCGGCGCGCCCTGGACGATTCTGGCCTACATGGTGGAAGGCCACGGCTCCAAGACCTTCAGTAAGGCGCGGCGCATGCTCTACACCAACCCCGCGCTGGCCCACGAGCTGCTCGACAAAATCACGCGCACGACCATTACCTACCTGCAGGCCCAAGTGGAGGCCGGGGCCAACATTGTGCAGGTGTTCGACTCGTGGGCCGGTATCCTGCCCCCCGACCACTACCGCGAGTTCTCGGCCCGCTACATTGCCGCCATCTGCGACGCCATGCCCGAGGGCGTGCCCGTGACGGTGTTTGCCAAAGGCGCCTGGTTTGCCGTGTCGGACTTCGCCCACTTCAACTGCCGCACCATCGGCCTCGACTGGAACGAGGACCCGCGCCTGGTGCGCGCCGCCATCGGCTACGACAAAACCCTGCAAGGCAACCTGGACCCCTGCGCCCTCTACGGCAGCCGGGAGCAGGTCCAGACGGCCACTATCGAGATGCTGCGCCGCTTCGGACCCCAGCGCCACATTGCCAACCTGGGCCACGGCGTCTACCCCGACACCGACCCGGACAACGTGCGCGTGTTCATCAATACCGTCAAGGAGTTCAGCACCCTGGCCCGCCAAGGCGCTATTTAG
- a CDS encoding bifunctional heptose 7-phosphate kinase/heptose 1-phosphate adenyltransferase, protein MSTAAPLTSLPAVFAAFNRLTVLIVGDVMMDAYVWGKAGRLSPEAPVPVVNVSRTEQRLGGAANVALNVQALGATPLLCAVIGEDTGGTQLLELLRDKELSAQGIVRSAHRPTTVKQRILAAGQHLLRIDSEVETDLNPEEAALLQARYEVLLDRADVVIFEDYDKGVLSAGSIAHFIGLARQKGIPTVVDPKKKNFLAYQHCTLFKPNLKELREGLKLEFGDTDADRPQFEAAVERLREVLMPEIVLVTLSERGVFSESRQSGRSYIPAHLRMISDVSGAGDTVISIAALCVALGLEPPVMAALANLGGGLVCEQVGVVPIEKQRLLAEAMAANVLM, encoded by the coding sequence ATGTCGACTGCCGCTCCGCTTACTTCGTTGCCCGCCGTATTTGCCGCCTTCAACCGCCTGACCGTGCTCATCGTGGGCGACGTGATGATGGACGCCTACGTGTGGGGCAAAGCCGGCCGCCTCTCGCCCGAAGCGCCGGTGCCGGTGGTAAACGTGAGCCGCACCGAGCAGCGCCTGGGCGGGGCGGCCAACGTGGCCCTGAACGTGCAGGCCCTGGGTGCGACACCGCTGCTGTGCGCCGTTATTGGGGAAGATACCGGCGGCACGCAGCTGCTGGAGCTGCTGCGCGACAAGGAGCTGTCGGCCCAAGGCATCGTGCGCAGCGCCCACCGGCCCACTACCGTCAAGCAGCGCATCCTGGCCGCCGGGCAGCACCTGCTGCGCATCGACTCGGAGGTGGAAACTGACCTGAATCCCGAGGAAGCCGCGCTGCTGCAAGCCCGCTACGAAGTCCTGCTCGACCGGGCCGACGTGGTGATTTTCGAAGACTACGACAAGGGCGTGCTCAGCGCGGGCAGCATTGCGCACTTCATCGGGCTGGCCCGGCAGAAAGGCATTCCCACCGTCGTCGACCCCAAGAAGAAGAACTTTCTGGCCTATCAGCACTGCACCCTGTTCAAGCCCAACCTAAAGGAGCTGCGTGAGGGCCTGAAGCTGGAATTTGGCGACACCGATGCCGACCGGCCCCAGTTCGAAGCCGCCGTGGAGCGCCTGCGCGAAGTGCTGATGCCCGAAATCGTACTCGTTACCCTCTCGGAGCGGGGCGTGTTCAGCGAGTCGCGGCAGAGTGGCCGCAGCTACATTCCGGCCCACCTGCGCATGATTTCCGATGTATCCGGGGCCGGTGACACGGTTATCAGCATTGCCGCCCTGTGCGTGGCCCTGGGTCTGGAGCCGCCCGTAATGGCCGCCCTGGCCAACCTCGGCGGCGGCCTGGTCTGTGAGCAGGTCGGCGTGGTGCCCATCGAGAAGCAGCGCCTGCTGGCTGAAGCTATGGCAGCTAATGTGCTAATGTGA
- a CDS encoding pyridoxal phosphate-dependent aminotransferase: MATSATVLPASVLSDRISALQESQTIAMAKKARELMAQGIDVINLSFGEPDFETPEYIREAAKKAMDEGYTKYMPVPGYLDLRQAIADKLRRENRLEYQAENIVVSTGAKQALANAVMSLVNPGDEVIVFAPYWVSYEEMVRLAEGVSRPLLGTLENDYKVTAAQLEAAITPRTKLIMYSSPCNPTGSVFSREELAAIAEVVARHPQVHVLADEIYEYINFVGEHASLAQFDDIKDRVITVNGFSKGYAMTGWRVGYLAATKQIAAACEKMQSQITSGTCSVAQRAALAALLGGRSSADTMVEAYRRRRDMVLEQVKEIAGFKTPTPSGAFYIFPDVSAYFGRTAPDGTVINTATDLAMYMLNDGHVAAVTGEAFGAPNCIRFSTAAADDKLREAFRRIKVSLDKLG, from the coding sequence ATGGCTACTAGCGCCACCGTACTACCTGCTTCTGTCCTGTCCGACCGTATCAGCGCGTTGCAGGAATCCCAAACCATTGCCATGGCCAAAAAGGCCCGGGAGCTGATGGCCCAGGGTATCGACGTGATTAACCTGAGCTTCGGCGAGCCGGACTTCGAGACGCCGGAATACATCCGGGAGGCCGCCAAAAAGGCTATGGACGAGGGCTACACCAAATACATGCCCGTGCCCGGCTACCTGGATCTGCGCCAGGCCATTGCCGACAAGCTCCGGCGCGAAAACCGGCTGGAGTACCAGGCCGAGAATATCGTGGTGAGCACCGGCGCCAAGCAGGCTCTGGCCAACGCCGTGATGAGCCTGGTGAACCCCGGCGACGAGGTTATCGTGTTTGCGCCCTACTGGGTGAGCTACGAGGAAATGGTGCGCCTGGCCGAGGGCGTGAGCCGGCCGCTGCTGGGTACCCTGGAAAACGACTACAAGGTGACGGCCGCCCAGCTCGAAGCCGCCATTACGCCCCGCACCAAGCTGATTATGTACTCGTCGCCCTGCAACCCGACCGGCTCGGTGTTTTCGCGCGAGGAGCTGGCTGCTATTGCCGAGGTAGTGGCCCGCCACCCCCAGGTGCACGTGCTGGCCGACGAGATTTACGAGTACATCAACTTCGTGGGCGAGCACGCCAGCCTGGCCCAGTTCGACGACATCAAGGACCGCGTCATCACTGTCAACGGCTTCTCGAAGGGCTACGCCATGACGGGCTGGCGCGTGGGCTACCTGGCCGCTACCAAGCAGATTGCCGCCGCCTGCGAGAAAATGCAGAGCCAGATTACCTCCGGCACCTGCTCGGTGGCCCAGCGCGCCGCCCTGGCCGCGCTGCTCGGGGGCCGCTCCTCGGCCGATACGATGGTGGAAGCCTACCGCCGCCGCCGCGACATGGTACTGGAGCAGGTGAAGGAAATTGCGGGCTTCAAAACGCCCACCCCCAGCGGGGCCTTCTACATCTTCCCCGACGTCAGCGCCTATTTCGGCCGCACCGCCCCCGATGGTACGGTTATCAATACGGCTACCGACCTGGCCATGTACATGCTCAACGACGGCCACGTGGCGGCCGTGACGGGCGAGGCGTTCGGCGCGCCCAACTGCATCCGCTTCAGCACCGCCGCCGCCGATGATAAGCTGCGCGAAGCCTTCCGCCGCATCAAAGTAAGCCTGGATAAGCTAGGCTAA
- a CDS encoding glycosyltransferase family 2 protein yields MKLSVIIVNYNVCYFLEQALLSVRRAVEKLGAPAEVFVVDNNSVDGSVAMVRARFPEVILIENKDNPGFSKANNQAMRVAQGEYVLLLNPDTVVEEDTFRSCCAFMDAHPDGGGLGVKMLDGQGKFLPESKRGLPTPAVAFYKIFGLASLFPKSRTFGRYHLGYLDKDQPHEIEVLSGAFMLMRRAALDQVGLLDEDYFMYGEDIDLSYRLTRGGWKNYYFPGTRIIHYKGESTKRTSVNYVFVFYRAMVIFARKHFAPQRAGLFSLLINLAIWLRAGLAVGQRLLVQAAPVLLDAGLIYGGMYFLKTYWEQNHKYVRTDYPPEFMLLAVPAYIVVWLTSAYFSGAYDQPTKTARIVRGIFLGTVLISAVSNFFDAYRFSKALIILGGVWSVAALVGRRLAFHFYRYHDLRLNERRQKNVAIVGSAQESRRVRQLLETAAVQARIIGYVTPELVAPDPQTPIPSHPHTPADDPLGEVRQLDEIIRIYALDELIFCGKDLSASQIIALMVELPQQPPVAYKILPEDSEYIIGSSSKDAPGDYYALDIALNLYQPQQARNKRLLDIFLSLGLLLGAPLLVWLQKDKAGFVRNCLRVLAGRCTWVGLRHAAPPRRSARAILSPADAAHTHAALTEATRRRLELLYAKDYEPSTDVSIVLHCLRELGRQG; encoded by the coding sequence GTGAAGCTTTCCGTCATTATCGTCAACTACAACGTCTGCTATTTCCTGGAGCAGGCCCTGTTGTCGGTGCGGCGGGCGGTGGAAAAGCTCGGGGCCCCGGCCGAGGTGTTCGTCGTCGATAACAACTCCGTGGACGGCTCCGTGGCTATGGTGCGGGCCCGCTTCCCGGAAGTCATCCTGATTGAAAACAAGGACAATCCGGGCTTTTCGAAGGCCAACAACCAGGCTATGCGCGTGGCCCAGGGCGAGTACGTGCTGCTGCTCAACCCTGACACGGTGGTGGAGGAAGATACCTTCCGCAGCTGCTGCGCCTTCATGGATGCTCACCCCGACGGCGGCGGCCTGGGCGTGAAAATGCTCGACGGGCAGGGCAAGTTTCTGCCCGAAAGCAAGCGGGGCCTGCCCACGCCGGCCGTGGCCTTCTACAAAATCTTCGGGCTGGCCAGTTTGTTTCCGAAGTCGCGCACGTTTGGGCGCTACCACCTGGGCTACCTCGACAAAGACCAGCCCCACGAAATAGAGGTGCTCAGCGGGGCCTTTATGCTCATGCGCCGCGCCGCCCTCGACCAGGTGGGCCTGCTCGACGAAGACTACTTCATGTACGGGGAGGACATTGACCTCTCGTACCGCCTGACGCGGGGCGGCTGGAAAAACTACTACTTCCCCGGTACCCGCATCATTCACTACAAGGGCGAAAGCACGAAGCGCACCAGCGTCAACTACGTGTTTGTGTTTTACCGGGCCATGGTGATTTTTGCCCGCAAGCACTTCGCCCCCCAGCGGGCGGGCCTGTTTTCCCTGCTCATCAACCTGGCTATCTGGCTGCGGGCCGGGCTGGCGGTGGGCCAGCGCCTGCTGGTGCAGGCCGCGCCCGTGCTGCTCGACGCGGGCCTGATCTACGGGGGCATGTACTTTCTGAAAACCTACTGGGAGCAGAACCACAAGTACGTGCGCACCGACTACCCGCCCGAGTTTATGCTGCTGGCCGTGCCCGCCTACATTGTGGTGTGGCTCACGTCGGCGTACTTCAGCGGGGCCTACGACCAGCCCACCAAGACGGCCCGCATCGTGCGCGGTATTTTCCTGGGCACGGTGCTGATTTCGGCCGTTTCCAACTTTTTCGACGCCTACCGCTTCTCCAAGGCCCTCATCATTCTGGGCGGGGTCTGGAGCGTGGCCGCGCTGGTGGGCCGCCGCCTGGCCTTCCACTTCTACCGCTACCACGACCTGCGCCTGAATGAGCGGCGGCAGAAAAACGTGGCCATCGTGGGCTCGGCCCAGGAAAGCCGCCGGGTGCGGCAGCTGCTGGAAACCGCCGCCGTGCAAGCCCGCATCATCGGCTACGTAACCCCCGAATTAGTTGCGCCCGACCCTCAAACCCCCATACCCTCACACCCTCATACCCCGGCAGACGACCCCCTGGGCGAAGTGCGGCAGCTCGACGAAATCATCCGCATCTACGCCCTGGACGAGCTGATTTTCTGCGGTAAGGACTTGTCGGCCAGCCAGATTATTGCCCTGATGGTGGAGCTGCCCCAGCAGCCCCCGGTGGCCTACAAGATCCTGCCCGAAGACAGTGAGTACATCATCGGCAGCTCTTCGAAAGACGCGCCCGGCGACTACTACGCCCTCGACATTGCCCTGAACCTTTACCAGCCCCAGCAGGCCCGCAACAAGCGCCTGCTCGATATTTTCCTGAGTCTGGGGCTGCTGCTGGGTGCTCCGCTGCTGGTGTGGCTGCAAAAAGACAAGGCCGGCTTCGTGCGCAACTGCCTGCGGGTGCTGGCCGGGCGCTGCACCTGGGTGGGCCTGCGCCACGCCGCGCCCCCGCGCCGCTCGGCCCGCGCCATCCTCTCGCCCGCCGACGCCGCCCACACCCACGCCGCCCTGACCGAGGCCACCCGCCGCCGCCTGGAGCTGCTCTACGCCAAGGACTACGAGCCCTCCACCGACGTGAGCATCGTGCTGCACTGCCTGCGCGAGCTGGGCCGGCAGGGGTAG